The Pseudomonadota bacterium genome window below encodes:
- a CDS encoding radical SAM protein, producing the protein MREFGFQWHVTDRCDGSCAHCYQSDFTSARELGLGGLVDVAGRVLGGLRDHRVSINVTGGEPFLQPRLTDLLGALHRHEALDEVNVITNGTIADRAVLDEIAALPKLGCFKISIEGGDRGIDDALRWPGHFDAVMQNLPRFLATGRPVVLMLTLSRRNAASIASAVDLARESGASGVIFERFVPLGRGAAMRGDLLGPREWSAAARAIAAAAGVDAEPGDLLAHRAFWVDTSPGADEPLSGALCNLGPDSMCLMPDGTVYPCRRLPIAVGNVLEEPFAAIRERLAAWAPDAIRPRLSGPRCAACDLPGCAGCRALASAVSGDPLADDPQCANER; encoded by the coding sequence ATGCGCGAATTCGGCTTCCAGTGGCACGTGACGGACAGGTGCGACGGCAGCTGCGCGCACTGCTATCAGTCCGACTTCACGAGCGCGCGCGAGCTCGGGCTGGGCGGCCTCGTCGACGTCGCCGGGCGAGTGCTCGGCGGGTTGCGCGACCACCGCGTCTCGATCAACGTCACCGGCGGCGAGCCGTTCCTCCAGCCGCGCCTCACCGATCTTCTCGGCGCCCTGCACCGCCACGAGGCGCTCGACGAGGTGAACGTCATCACGAACGGGACGATCGCCGATCGCGCGGTCCTCGACGAGATCGCGGCGCTCCCCAAGCTCGGGTGCTTCAAGATCTCGATCGAGGGCGGCGATCGTGGGATCGACGATGCGCTGCGCTGGCCCGGCCACTTCGACGCGGTGATGCAAAACCTCCCGCGATTCCTCGCGACCGGTCGCCCGGTCGTGCTCATGCTCACGCTCTCGAGACGCAACGCCGCGTCGATCGCCTCCGCCGTCGACCTGGCCCGGGAGAGCGGGGCTTCCGGCGTCATCTTCGAGAGGTTCGTCCCGCTCGGGCGGGGCGCCGCCATGCGCGGCGATCTCCTCGGCCCGCGGGAGTGGAGCGCGGCCGCGCGCGCGATCGCCGCCGCCGCCGGCGTCGACGCGGAGCCCGGGGATCTGCTCGCGCACCGGGCGTTCTGGGTGGACACGAGCCCGGGCGCCGACGAGCCGCTCTCGGGCGCGCTTTGCAACCTCGGGCCGGACTCGATGTGCCTCATGCCCGACGGGACGGTGTACCCGTGCCGGCGCCTGCCGATCGCCGTCGGCAACGTCCTCGAGGAGCCGTTCGCGGCGATCCGGGAGCGGCTCGCCGCCTGGGCGCCGGACGCGATCCGCCCTCGCCTCTCGGGCCCGCGCTGCGCGGCCTGCGACCTCCCGGGCTGCGCCGGCTGCCGCGCGCTCGCGAGCGCGGTCTCGGGCGATCCCCTCGCCGACGACCCGCAGTGCGCAAACGAACGCTAA